A genome region from Trichosurus vulpecula isolate mTriVul1 chromosome 5, mTriVul1.pri, whole genome shotgun sequence includes the following:
- the THAP5 gene encoding THAP domain-containing protein 5 isoform X2 — MKRDTWVPSKYQFLCSDHFTPDSLDIRWGIRYLKQTAVPTIFSLPEDSQEKDDAKNKPQEKKAEDEREICLMVKSEELSAQMEPKKNIVSTENFAGSTNLLYSSSLSEPLQKDKPPVSSMENPHNGTLTINSPIPQHIEKPNPVLETAVVQDIEVSSFHTSLENLLNTTAATLNVSDPEHVHLSVEPSNIVETAIDHLSNPDITDISVSTQENTVLLSTITQTIEELNTDEESVITILVPTENSKPSTSSFMPTEQESIDVEDVDIEDSLYDDTDYGIEVLQSEHSYCRQDINRELLWQKVTKLHSKITLLELQEQQTLGRLKSLETLIGQLKQENLLSEEKLKIVENCFTTFEVTMIE, encoded by the exons ATGAAACGTGATACATGGGTTCCCAGTAAATACCAGTTCCTGTGCAGTGACCATTTTACTCCTGACTCTCTTGACATCAGATGGGGCATTCGATATTTAAAACAAACTGCTGTACCAACTATTTTTTCTTTACCTGAGGACAGTCag GAAAAAGATGATGCAAAAAATaagcctcaggaaaaaaaagcagaagatgagagagaaatatgccTAATGGTAAAGTCAGAAGAATTATCTGCACAAATGGAACCAAAGAAAAATATAGTAAGCACAGAAAATTTTGCTGGAAGTACAAATTTACTTTATTCATCCTCTTTGAGTGAACCACTACAAAAGGATAAGCCACCAGTTTCCAGTATGGAAAATCCACATAATGGCACATTAACTATTAATTCTCCAATTCCACAACATATTGAAAAACCAAATCCTGTTTTAGAAACAGCAGTTGTCCAGGATATAGAAGTCAGTAgctttcatacttctcttgagaaCCTCTTAAATACTACAGCTGCTACTCTGAATGTCTCAGATCCAGAGCATGTGCATCTCTCTGTGGAACCCAGTAATATAGTTGAAACAGCTATAGATCATCTCTCTAATCCAGATATCACAGATATTTCTGTGTCAACACAGGAAAATACTGTCTTACTGAGTACCATTACTCAGACAATTGAAGAGCTGAACACAGATGAAGAATCAGTTATTACCATTCTAGTGCCTACTGAAAACTCTAAGCCATCTACCAGTTCATTCATGCCAACAGAGCAAGAGAGCATAGATGTGGAAGATGTAGATATTGAAGACTCCTTATATGATGACACAGACTATGGAATTGAAGTACTACAAAGTGAGCACTCTTATTGCAGGCAAGATATTAACAGGGAACTTCTTTGGCAAAAAGTTACCAAACTACATTCAAAGATAACCCTTCTTGAACTACAGGAGCAACAAACTCTAGGAAGACTCAAATCTCTAGAAACTCTTATAGGCCAGCTAAAACAAGAAAACTTGCTATCTGAAGAAAAACTCAAGATtgtagaaaattgtttcacaacATTTGAAGTTACTATGATAGAATAA
- the THAP5 gene encoding THAP domain-containing protein 5 isoform X1 has translation MPRYCAAFSCKNRRGRNNKDRKLSFYPFPLHDKERLEKWLRNMKRDTWVPSKYQFLCSDHFTPDSLDIRWGIRYLKQTAVPTIFSLPEDSQEKDDAKNKPQEKKAEDEREICLMVKSEELSAQMEPKKNIVSTENFAGSTNLLYSSSLSEPLQKDKPPVSSMENPHNGTLTINSPIPQHIEKPNPVLETAVVQDIEVSSFHTSLENLLNTTAATLNVSDPEHVHLSVEPSNIVETAIDHLSNPDITDISVSTQENTVLLSTITQTIEELNTDEESVITILVPTENSKPSTSSFMPTEQESIDVEDVDIEDSLYDDTDYGIEVLQSEHSYCRQDINRELLWQKVTKLHSKITLLELQEQQTLGRLKSLETLIGQLKQENLLSEEKLKIVENCFTTFEVTMIE, from the exons GTTTCCTCTTCATGACAAAGAGAGACTTGAAAAATGGTTACGGAATATGAAACGTGATACATGGGTTCCCAGTAAATACCAGTTCCTGTGCAGTGACCATTTTACTCCTGACTCTCTTGACATCAGATGGGGCATTCGATATTTAAAACAAACTGCTGTACCAACTATTTTTTCTTTACCTGAGGACAGTCag GAAAAAGATGATGCAAAAAATaagcctcaggaaaaaaaagcagaagatgagagagaaatatgccTAATGGTAAAGTCAGAAGAATTATCTGCACAAATGGAACCAAAGAAAAATATAGTAAGCACAGAAAATTTTGCTGGAAGTACAAATTTACTTTATTCATCCTCTTTGAGTGAACCACTACAAAAGGATAAGCCACCAGTTTCCAGTATGGAAAATCCACATAATGGCACATTAACTATTAATTCTCCAATTCCACAACATATTGAAAAACCAAATCCTGTTTTAGAAACAGCAGTTGTCCAGGATATAGAAGTCAGTAgctttcatacttctcttgagaaCCTCTTAAATACTACAGCTGCTACTCTGAATGTCTCAGATCCAGAGCATGTGCATCTCTCTGTGGAACCCAGTAATATAGTTGAAACAGCTATAGATCATCTCTCTAATCCAGATATCACAGATATTTCTGTGTCAACACAGGAAAATACTGTCTTACTGAGTACCATTACTCAGACAATTGAAGAGCTGAACACAGATGAAGAATCAGTTATTACCATTCTAGTGCCTACTGAAAACTCTAAGCCATCTACCAGTTCATTCATGCCAACAGAGCAAGAGAGCATAGATGTGGAAGATGTAGATATTGAAGACTCCTTATATGATGACACAGACTATGGAATTGAAGTACTACAAAGTGAGCACTCTTATTGCAGGCAAGATATTAACAGGGAACTTCTTTGGCAAAAAGTTACCAAACTACATTCAAAGATAACCCTTCTTGAACTACAGGAGCAACAAACTCTAGGAAGACTCAAATCTCTAGAAACTCTTATAGGCCAGCTAAAACAAGAAAACTTGCTATCTGAAGAAAAACTCAAGATtgtagaaaattgtttcacaacATTTGAAGTTACTATGATAGAATAA